The DNA window TTAATCAGGGATTCCTGCATTTAGACCAAATTGAAATATTTGTTTTGGATGAGGCCGACCGTATGCTGGACATGGGCTTTATACATGATGTAAAACGTATTATAAAGTTAATCCCCGAAAAAAGACAAACACTTCTCTTTTCGGCAACTATGCCTAATGAAATTAAATCTTTGGCAGATAGTATTTTGATTAATCCTGTTAAAGTTGAAGTCACTCCGGCATCATCAACGGCGGATACCATAAACCAATCTCTGTATTATGTTTCAAAACAAAATAAAAAGGATCTGTTAGTACATTTACTGAATGATCGTTCAATAGAAACGGCTTTAGTTTTTACACGTACAAAACATGGTGCTGATAAATTAGTTAAACACCTGGTAAGTTGCGGAATTTCTGCTCAAGCAATTCATGGAAATAAAAGTCAAAATGCAAGGCAAAACGCCCTTGAAAACTTTAAAAACAGAAAAACACGTGTGTTAGTTGCTACGGATATTGCAGCGCGCGGCATTGATGTCGATGAACTAAGCCACGTAATTAACTATGAAATTCCTGAAGTACCCGAAACTTATGTTCATCGCATTGGCAGAACAGGCAGAGCCGGACTTAGCGGAGTTTCCTATACCTTTTGTGAGGAAGAAGAAACAAGTGACTTA is part of the Chitinophagaceae bacterium genome and encodes:
- a CDS encoding DEAD/DEAH box helicase, with translation MIFSDLGIIKPILDALIAEGYTTPTPIQQRAIPHILKGKDLIGCAQTGTGKTAAFAIPILQLLNEVSPSKGHRKPIKALILTPTRELAIQIEDSFNTYGKNVPLKKLVVFGGVNQNPQVNALKKGIDVLVATPGRLLDLVNQGFLHLDQIEIFVLDEADRMLDMGFIHDVKRIIKLIPEKRQTLLFSATMPNEIKSLADSILINPVKVEVTPASSTADTINQSLYYVSKQNKKDLLVHLLNDRSIETALVFTRTKHGADKLVKHLVSCGISAQAIHGNKSQNARQNALENFKNRKTRVLVATDIAARGIDVDELSHVINYEIPEVPETYVHRIGRTGRAGLSGVSYTFCEEEETSDLRDIHHLIGKTIPVVEDHPFHEVYKGITKRPPKAARPPRNSSSSKRSHSSSKGSSNNKNRRRY